The proteins below are encoded in one region of Juglans microcarpa x Juglans regia isolate MS1-56 chromosome 4D, Jm3101_v1.0, whole genome shotgun sequence:
- the LOC121260147 gene encoding uncharacterized protein LOC121260147, whose product MHSNVPAAPTAGPTNFAAYGAHPGPSYVHHPSQSSQFNVQLAQAPKKGLEDTVQQLSVTLQQFMQGQATLNNQNSLAINDIRTSLKRLTTSLSTQENDIPAHEPYNSSKVSNPSKKDEKHVFDEHEKVYCPIPAPFPQRLVPLHKDKNHVEILEVFRQVRINIPLLDAIQQIHAYSKFVKDLCTVKRRLNVHKKAFLIEQVTAIIQSNTPPKYKDLGAPTIACLGLGELKSTPIILQIADRSIKMPRVIAEDVLVQVDKFYYPVDFAVLDMKLQPRNLEEVHKVNLVENILDEDFHLNLPSTDLQLPLESVLSDLNKLDDISNVSFAGTRHGMFWQPKFEELPPLTAPIKPSSDVIPDLDLKSLPAGLKYVFLGLDDTFPVIEIAPEDQEKTAFTCPFGTFAFRRMPFDLCNAPGYERLTAL is encoded by the exons ATGCATAGCAATGTTCCTGCTGCACCTACAGCAGGACCAACAAATTTTGCAGCATATGGAGCTCATCCTGGACCATCTTATGTTCACCATCCAAGTCAAAGTTCTCAGTTCAATGTACAACTAGCCCAAGCACCTAAAAAGGGACTTGAAGATACAGTTCAGCAGTTAAGTGTGACACTTCAACAATTCATGCAAGGTCAAGCAACACTCAACAACCAGAATTCATTAGCAATTAATGACATAAGGACTTCCCTCAAAAGGCTGACTACATCTTTAAGTACTCAAGAGAATG ATATTCCAGCACATGAGCCATACAATTCTAGTAAGGTTTCTAACCCTTCTAAGAAAGATGAAAAGCATGTGTTTGATGAGCATGAGAAAGTTTATTGTCCTATACCTGCTCCTTTTCCACAGCGATTAGTTCCGTTGCATAAAGATAAGAATCATGTTGAAATTCTTGAGGTTTTTAGGCAAGTTAGGATTAACATTCCTTTATTAGATGCTATTCAACAAATTCATGCCTATTCAAAATTTGTTAAGGATTTATGCACAGTGAAAAGAAGATTAAATGTGCACAAGAAAGCTTTCCTTATTGAGCAGGTTACTGCTATCATTCAGAGTAATACACCACCTAAATACAAGGACCTTGGAGCACCTACGATTGCTTGT CTTGGTTTAGGTGAACTGAAATCTACACCTATCATTTTGCAAATTGCGGATAGATCTATAAAAATGCCTAGGGTTATAGCTGAGGATGTTTTGGTACAAGTTGATAAGTTTTACTATCCTGTGGATTTTGCGGTGCTTGATATGAAATT GCAACCTCGAAATTTAGAAGAAGTTCATAAAGTTAATTTGGTGGAAAACATCCTTGATGAAGATTTTCACTTGAATCTCCCTTCCACTGATTTACAATTGCCATTAGAAAGTGTTCTTAGTGATTTAAATAAACTTGATGACATTTCTAATGTTTCTTTTGCAGGAACTAGACATGGTATGTTTTGGCAACCAAAGTTTGAAGAGTTGCCACCTTTGACAGCACCCATAAAGCCATCTTCAGATGTGATTCCAGATCTGGACCTCAAATCTCTTCCCGCTGGACTTAAATACGTTTTCCTGGGACTTGACGACACTTTCCCTGTG ATAGAGATTGCACCAGAGGATCAGGAGAAAACTGCTTTTACATGTCCTTTTGGTACATTTGCATTTAGGAGAATGCCCTTTGATCTATGTAACGCCCCAGGCTATGAGAGACTCACAGCTCTATAA